Part of the Woronichinia naegeliana WA131 genome, TTCTCAGCCAAAAACTAACCCATGCGCGTAATTCTGATGACTGGTAAGGGCGGAGTCGGTAAAACCTCTGTCGCTGCGGCCACGGGCCTTCGTTGTGCCGAACTAGGCTATAAAACCCTGGTGCTGAGTACCGATCCAGCCCACTCCCTAGCCGATAGCTTTGATTTAGAATTGGGCCATGAACCTCGTCTTGTTCGTCCTAATCTTTGGGGGGCTGAACTAGATGCCCTCATGGAATTAGAAGGTAATTGGGGAGCCGTTAAACGTTATATTACCCAAGTACTGCAAGCACGAGGCTTGGATGGAGTACAGGCTGAAGAATTAGCCATTTTACCCGGTATGGACGAAATCTTTGGGCTAGTCCGTATGAAACGTCACTATGATGAAGCCGACTATGATGTCCTAATTATCGATTCGGCTCCCACTGGCACAGCCCTGCGTTTACTTAGTCTGCCGGAAGTCGGTGGCTGGTATATGAGAAGATTTTATAAACCCTTGCAAAGTATGTCGGTGGCTTTGCGACCCTTAGTAGAACCGCTTTTTCGACCGATCGCTGGTTTTTCCCTGCCCGATAAGGAAGTGATGGATGCCCCCTACGAATTCTATGAGCAGATCGAAGCCCTCGAAAAAGTTTTGACCGACAATACCATTACCTCAGTACGTCTCGTGACCAATCCCGAAAAAATGGTCATCAAAGAATCCCTGCGGGCCCATGCCTATTTGAGTTTGTATAATGTTTCCACCGACTTGATTATTGCCAATCGCATTTTGCCAGAAAGCATTGACGATCCCTTCTTTCAGCGTTGGAAAAGCAATCAACAGGTCTATAAACAGGAAATTTACGACAACTTTCATCCCCTACCCGTCAAAGAAGTTCCGCTTTTCTCCGAAGAAATGTGTGGTCTAGCAGCCCTCGAACGTCTTAAGGAAACCCTCTATAAAGACGAAGATCCTTCCCAGGTCTATTACCGCGAAAATACCATTCGCATTGTCCAAGACGCTCAA contains:
- a CDS encoding TRC40/GET3/ArsA family transport-energizing ATPase; this encodes MRVILMTGKGGVGKTSVAAATGLRCAELGYKTLVLSTDPAHSLADSFDLELGHEPRLVRPNLWGAELDALMELEGNWGAVKRYITQVLQARGLDGVQAEELAILPGMDEIFGLVRMKRHYDEADYDVLIIDSAPTGTALRLLSLPEVGGWYMRRFYKPLQSMSVALRPLVEPLFRPIAGFSLPDKEVMDAPYEFYEQIEALEKVLTDNTITSVRLVTNPEKMVIKESLRAHAYLSLYNVSTDLIIANRILPESIDDPFFQRWKSNQQVYKQEIYDNFHPLPVKEVPLFSEEMCGLAALERLKETLYKDEDPSQVYYRENTIRIVQDAQNYSLELYLPGVPKEQIQLNKTGDELNIRIGNHRRNLVLPQALAALSPSGAKMEDDYLKIRFSDLAKV